The proteins below come from a single Prochlorococcus marinus str. MIT 9215 genomic window:
- a CDS encoding asparagine synthase-related protein, with product MNISQFILNANFEEVTFDFERIDEFLYGQFSAFFLKNKEFICVRDPLGICKLFYSQKKDEIIFSSNLYEFIEKDIHLNNIYSITPGEKCILKAGEDEKPNITFIQNKKNLDYFNDHLGNKDELTIKELIKYRIEKYFVNLETKFKDFKKVILLSGGLDSTVVAYNSSKYLSNIEFITCGVKHNLDSKYDLKSDNNDCKRAKEVAKELGVKISEFYLREEDVLNSLNNVIRLCCDWRDFNVHCASFNYEIAQYISRNFPQNTVVLTGDLMNEYFADYTEVIYENQIYYPQLKIKRSSRRRFFKRGLDTSNREIAIFENFNIKCFQPYSSLYDCYEKIGIENFEDKDFKYKFNQFLLPTRLKNLVGKAKTRAQNGDNHGGLLGVFHRNGINAETLKNLFCNIYKISIPDLNKFIIGGRYRDQK from the coding sequence ATGAATATTTCTCAATTTATTTTAAATGCAAATTTTGAAGAGGTAACTTTTGATTTTGAAAGAATTGATGAATTCCTTTATGGACAATTCTCAGCTTTTTTTTTAAAAAACAAAGAATTCATATGTGTAAGAGATCCTTTAGGAATTTGTAAGCTTTTTTATAGTCAAAAAAAAGATGAAATAATTTTTTCTTCCAATTTGTATGAATTTATAGAAAAAGATATTCATCTAAATAATATTTATTCAATAACACCTGGTGAAAAGTGTATTTTAAAAGCTGGGGAAGATGAAAAACCAAATATCACTTTCATTCAAAATAAAAAAAATCTTGATTATTTCAATGACCATTTAGGCAATAAAGATGAATTGACAATAAAAGAATTAATCAAATATAGGATTGAAAAATACTTTGTTAATTTAGAAACTAAATTTAAAGATTTTAAAAAAGTTATCCTTCTCTCTGGTGGATTAGATTCTACAGTTGTTGCATATAATTCAAGCAAGTACTTATCAAATATAGAGTTTATAACTTGTGGAGTAAAACATAACTTAGATAGCAAATATGACCTTAAATCTGATAATAATGATTGTAAGAGAGCAAAAGAAGTTGCAAAAGAGTTAGGAGTAAAAATATCTGAATTTTATTTAAGAGAGGAGGATGTTTTAAATTCCTTGAATAATGTAATAAGATTATGTTGCGATTGGAGAGATTTCAATGTTCATTGTGCTTCATTTAACTATGAAATTGCCCAATATATTAGTAGAAATTTTCCTCAAAATACTGTAGTACTTACTGGTGACTTGATGAATGAGTATTTTGCAGACTATACAGAGGTCATTTATGAAAACCAAATATATTATCCTCAATTAAAAATTAAAAGGAGTTCTAGAAGAAGATTTTTCAAAAGAGGTTTGGATACTTCAAATAGAGAAATAGCAATTTTTGAAAACTTTAATATTAAGTGTTTTCAACCCTATAGCTCTCTATATGACTGTTATGAAAAAATTGGTATTGAAAATTTTGAAGATAAAGATTTTAAATATAAATTTAATCAATTTTTATTGCCTACAAGATTAAAAAATCTTGTAGGAAAAGCCAAGACTAGGGCTCAAAATGGGGATAATCATGGAGGCTTGTTAGGAGTTTTTCATAGAAATGGGATAAATGCAGAAACTTTAAAAAATTTATTCTGCAATATTTATAAAATTTCTATTCCTGATTTAAACAAATTTATAATTGGTGGAAGATATAGAGATCAAAAATAA
- the argF gene encoding ornithine carbamoyltransferase, with product MLNPIKLASKNFLSSLDTTLEEFLHILELAKNFKNKDLNIKLKEKVLGLIFDKSSTRTRVSFQVAMSRLGGTTVDLNPTTSQIGRGEPIRDTARVLSRYCDVLAIRTFKQTDLEEYAKWSSKPVINALTDLEHPCQALADFMTIKEEFLDFNDVVLTFIGDGNNVANSLVLCGALLGVEVRIACPKGYEPNSALIKKAYEIYKNKNLLKITNDPHSAVLGANVLYTDVWSSMGEENQKDEKEKVFNGFSIDSDLVSKADKDAIILHCLPAYRSKEITDEIFESQKSRIFDQAENRLHAQQALLSCLLQ from the coding sequence ATGTTAAATCCGATTAAGCTTGCAAGTAAGAATTTTTTATCAAGCTTGGATACTACACTTGAAGAATTTCTTCATATTTTAGAGTTAGCCAAAAATTTTAAAAATAAAGATCTAAATATAAAACTCAAAGAAAAAGTTTTAGGGTTAATTTTTGATAAGTCATCAACTCGCACTAGAGTTAGTTTCCAAGTGGCAATGTCAAGACTTGGCGGCACCACAGTTGACTTAAATCCTACTACTTCACAAATTGGGAGGGGTGAGCCAATAAGAGATACAGCAAGAGTGCTAAGCAGATACTGCGACGTTCTTGCGATAAGAACGTTTAAACAAACTGATTTGGAAGAGTATGCAAAATGGTCCTCTAAGCCAGTTATTAATGCACTTACTGATTTAGAACATCCATGTCAGGCATTAGCTGATTTTATGACAATTAAAGAGGAATTTCTTGATTTTAACGATGTAGTTTTGACATTTATTGGAGACGGTAATAACGTCGCAAATTCTCTTGTTTTATGCGGCGCGTTATTAGGAGTAGAAGTTAGGATTGCATGTCCTAAAGGTTATGAACCTAACTCGGCTTTGATTAAAAAAGCATATGAAATATATAAGAATAAAAATTTGTTGAAAATCACTAATGATCCTCATTCTGCTGTTTTAGGGGCAAATGTTCTTTATACAGATGTTTGGTCATCTATGGGTGAAGAAAATCAAAAAGATGAGAAAGAAAAAGTTTTTAATGGTTTCTCTATTGATAGTGACTTAGTTAGTAAAGCTGATAAAGATGCAATTATTCTTCATTGCCTTCCTGCGTATAGATCAAAAGAAATAACTGATGAAATATTTGAAAGTCAAAAAAGTAGAATTTTTGATCAAGCGGAAAATAGATTACATGCTCAACAAGCTCTTTTATCTTGTCTTCTCCAGTAG
- the neuB gene encoding N-acetylneuraminate synthase, which translates to MKKKVLVIAEAGVNHNGSLDMAVDLIKEASKAGADIVKFQTFFADDGITQKSIKAKYQIDNENNSLDQYSMLKKLELSPDDHLFLIKKCNENNIEFLSTPFDIKSISLLSKLGLERFKVPSSEVDNTFFLRNIGLLGKEVILSTGMATLGEVEYALDTICDAGTPLNNITVLHCTTQYPTAFPEVNLRAMNTIANSFNVNVGYSDHTLGIEVPIAAVALGAKIIEKHITLDRKLEGPDHKASIEPEEFSRMVKSIRNIEDSLGSNFKKPTQKEIEMRLIMRKSLVASQFINKGELFTQENVTTKRPGNGLPANFLDFVIGRKSSKDYQINDLIDL; encoded by the coding sequence GTGAAAAAAAAAGTCTTAGTAATCGCTGAAGCTGGAGTAAACCATAATGGATCGCTTGATATGGCTGTAGATTTAATCAAGGAAGCTTCAAAAGCTGGGGCAGATATTGTCAAGTTTCAAACATTTTTTGCTGACGATGGAATAACTCAAAAATCAATTAAAGCTAAATATCAGATAGATAATGAAAATAATTCACTTGATCAATATTCAATGTTAAAAAAATTAGAGCTTTCTCCTGATGACCATTTATTTTTAATTAAAAAATGTAATGAAAATAATATTGAGTTTTTATCTACACCATTCGATATTAAAAGTATTTCTTTATTGTCAAAATTAGGCTTAGAAAGATTTAAAGTACCTTCAAGTGAAGTTGATAATACATTCTTTTTAAGAAATATTGGTTTGCTTGGCAAAGAAGTAATCCTCTCAACTGGTATGGCTACTTTAGGAGAAGTAGAGTATGCTTTAGATACCATTTGCGATGCTGGAACGCCTCTAAATAATATAACTGTTTTACATTGTACAACTCAATACCCAACTGCTTTTCCTGAAGTTAACTTAAGAGCAATGAATACAATAGCTAACTCATTTAATGTTAATGTTGGTTACTCAGATCATACACTTGGGATTGAAGTCCCAATAGCGGCAGTAGCTCTTGGAGCAAAGATTATTGAAAAACATATAACCTTAGATAGAAAATTAGAGGGACCTGATCACAAAGCTAGTATTGAACCAGAAGAGTTTTCAAGAATGGTCAAGTCTATTAGAAATATTGAAGATTCTTTGGGCAGCAATTTTAAAAAACCTACTCAAAAAGAAATAGAAATGAGACTAATTATGAGAAAATCGCTTGTGGCTTCTCAATTTATAAATAAGGGGGAGCTATTTACTCAGGAAAACGTCACAACAAAAAGGCCTGGAAATGGATTGCCTGCTAATTTTTTAGATTTTGTTATTGGAAGAAAATCTTCTAAAGATTATCAAATTAATGATCTTATAGATTTATAA
- a CDS encoding acyl carrier protein: protein MTTSEKYNEEINNKIVKYILNNFPSEFNELTLPKDESLYEIGLLDSMGVIELVEFLENEFNVRIEDDEITYEKMGSINKMILLIISKT, encoded by the coding sequence ATGACTACCTCTGAAAAATATAACGAGGAAATAAATAATAAAATTGTTAAATATATTTTAAATAATTTTCCTTCTGAATTTAATGAGTTAACTTTGCCAAAGGATGAATCTCTTTATGAAATAGGTTTATTAGATTCTATGGGAGTTATAGAGCTAGTAGAGTTCTTAGAAAATGAATTTAATGTAAGAATTGAAGATGATGAAATTACTTATGAAAAAATGGGTTCCATTAATAAAATGATTTTACTGATAATAAGCAAAACGTGA
- the asnB gene encoding asparagine synthase (glutamine-hydrolyzing) — protein MCGITGFVSNKIRNKEECIVRMISSLKHRGPDEYGAFISNNCCLSNARLSINGLQNGVQPFSDNSNKIICVFNGEIFNFKELNEKYQAKKLLNKQFRNLEGDSIISSYMKRDFDFLKELKGQFAISILDLNKNKLILARDRFGIRPMFYSLNENGFFFGSEIKSIVSSSYVEFNLNDEILPEILTYWAPLGRNTSFKNIFSLLPGELLIFDLETKLINKTKYWDAAEFIQRNSKEKIDITPSELRNQFDLSVKRQSISDVSIGAYLSGGIDSSALCYAAKKNNNELKTFSIDFQNSSYSEGSAQNKVIKNLELDNITLKLDDNEIAKNLEKAIYHIEQPIFRTAPVPLMLLSKVVNENGIKVVFTGEGSDELFLGYDIFREIKIKKRIQKNPNSLLNQLMLGSLYAYMPQYQNPRFRKIIYDSYLNENLNKDFFGLDRRWKSNQNLLRYLANPFKKGDSYSIMEDDTFDWQIFNELDDIEKSQYLELRILLSSYLLSSQGDRMSMANSVEGRYPFIDDDFAKLVLSIPKEQRLNGLKDKFILRKSFENLIPPEIVNRKKVAYQSPDIGVIQSCFTNKNNKELYEHLISDENLDRVGVFNKTLVDTIRKKIIYSNFSNKRASNQDCIISTLIITTLLFENNFKNLHKDETTLDYDINAFFKKIIFSNDYL, from the coding sequence ATGTGTGGAATAACAGGTTTCGTATCAAATAAAATAAGAAATAAAGAGGAATGCATTGTCAGAATGATTAGTTCCTTAAAACATAGAGGTCCAGATGAATATGGAGCCTTTATTTCAAATAATTGTTGTTTAAGTAATGCGAGGTTAAGTATTAATGGTCTTCAAAATGGTGTCCAACCATTTAGTGATAATTCAAATAAAATAATTTGCGTTTTTAATGGAGAGATTTTTAACTTCAAAGAGCTTAATGAGAAGTACCAAGCGAAAAAGTTGTTAAATAAACAATTTAGAAATTTAGAGGGTGATTCAATAATATCAAGTTATATGAAAAGAGATTTTGATTTTTTAAAGGAATTAAAAGGTCAATTTGCAATATCAATTTTAGATTTGAATAAAAATAAATTAATCCTCGCTAGAGATAGATTTGGAATAAGACCGATGTTTTATTCATTAAATGAAAATGGCTTTTTCTTTGGATCTGAAATTAAAAGTATAGTTTCGAGTTCATATGTTGAATTTAATTTGAATGATGAAATTCTTCCTGAAATCTTGACTTATTGGGCACCTTTAGGAAGAAATACTTCTTTTAAAAATATTTTTTCTTTATTGCCAGGTGAATTATTAATATTTGACTTGGAAACTAAATTAATTAATAAAACAAAATATTGGGATGCTGCCGAATTTATTCAGAGGAATAGCAAAGAAAAAATAGATATTACACCTTCTGAATTAAGAAATCAATTTGATTTATCAGTAAAAAGACAATCAATTTCAGATGTTTCGATAGGTGCTTATCTTTCTGGAGGTATTGATTCAAGTGCACTATGCTATGCCGCAAAAAAAAATAATAATGAATTAAAAACCTTTTCAATAGACTTTCAAAATAGTTCTTATTCTGAAGGATCTGCACAGAATAAAGTAATCAAAAACTTAGAACTTGATAATATTACATTAAAGTTAGACGACAATGAGATAGCAAAAAATTTAGAAAAGGCTATTTATCATATTGAGCAACCAATCTTTCGTACCGCTCCAGTTCCTTTAATGCTTTTATCTAAAGTAGTAAATGAAAATGGAATTAAAGTCGTTTTTACAGGAGAAGGCTCTGATGAACTTTTTTTAGGTTATGACATCTTTAGAGAAATAAAAATAAAAAAAAGAATTCAAAAAAATCCAAATTCTTTATTAAATCAATTAATGCTTGGAAGTTTATATGCTTATATGCCGCAATATCAAAATCCAAGGTTTAGAAAGATAATCTATGATAGCTACTTGAATGAGAACTTAAATAAAGATTTTTTTGGCTTAGATAGGCGTTGGAAATCAAATCAAAATTTACTTAGATATCTAGCGAATCCATTTAAAAAGGGTGATTCATATTCAATTATGGAAGATGATACTTTTGACTGGCAAATTTTTAATGAACTCGATGACATCGAAAAATCACAATATTTGGAATTAAGGATTCTTCTATCTAGCTACCTATTAAGTAGCCAAGGAGACAGAATGAGTATGGCTAATAGTGTCGAAGGTAGATATCCATTTATTGATGATGACTTTGCAAAATTAGTATTGTCAATTCCAAAAGAGCAAAGACTTAATGGTTTAAAAGATAAATTTATTCTAAGAAAGTCGTTTGAAAACTTAATTCCTCCTGAAATTGTTAATAGAAAAAAGGTTGCATATCAATCTCCAGATATAGGAGTAATACAATCCTGTTTCACAAATAAAAACAATAAAGAATTGTATGAACATTTAATTTCAGATGAAAACCTTGATAGAGTAGGCGTTTTCAATAAAACCTTGGTGGATACAATAAGAAAAAAAATTATTTATAGCAATTTTTCTAATAAAAGAGCATCAAATCAAGATTGTATAATAAGTACATTAATTATTACAACTTTATTGTTTGAAAATAATTTTAAAAATTTACATAAAGATGAAACAACTTTAGATTATGATATAAACGCTTTCTTTAAAAAAATTATTTTTTCAAATGACTACCTCTGA
- a CDS encoding acetyltransferase: protein MRHAVIIGPDDLLDLFLENTKNYYINYSSLVRKNFWEKYSSINWIGHDYLNVENIQNCEYFLALKSNKKRHEITNNILKKGGTISKLIDKSSRIFKSANIGKGVIVYPLVTISSFAEIDSYSVISYGTLIGHGVEIGESCFLAPNVKLLGDCKIGKFSMISTGSTILPGISIGDNCLIAPGITIMKNVPSNSKVVSINGSLRILSL from the coding sequence ATGCGTCATGCCGTAATAATAGGTCCTGATGATTTGTTAGATTTATTTCTTGAAAATACAAAAAATTACTATATAAATTACTCTTCTTTAGTTAGAAAGAATTTTTGGGAGAAATATTCTTCAATTAATTGGATAGGGCATGATTATCTTAATGTAGAAAATATACAAAATTGTGAATATTTTCTGGCTTTGAAATCAAATAAGAAAAGACACGAAATTACTAATAATATCTTAAAAAAAGGTGGTACTATATCGAAATTAATAGATAAGTCTTCTAGAATTTTTAAATCAGCAAATATTGGGAAAGGCGTAATAGTTTATCCTTTGGTTACTATTTCTTCATTTGCAGAAATTGATTCTTACTCCGTAATTTCTTATGGCACTTTAATAGGACATGGAGTAGAAATCGGTGAAAGTTGTTTTTTAGCTCCTAATGTAAAATTATTGGGAGACTGTAAAATTGGGAAGTTTTCTATGATATCTACTGGATCTACAATTTTGCCTGGAATATCAATTGGCGATAACTGTTTAATAGCTCCAGGAATAACAATTATGAAAAATGTTCCTAGCAATTCTAAAGTAGTATCAATAAATGGATCTTTGAGAATTTTAAGTTTATGA
- the lexA gene encoding transcriptional repressor LexA, whose amino-acid sequence METSSGDDLTQAQNELYGWIKEYMKDFQHSPSIRQMMQAMGLKSPAPIQSRLKHLQEKGYISWQEGKARTMQIVDEIIEGVPIMGSVAAGGLIETYSDVQENLDISDVLKRKNVFALTVNGDSMIDACIADGDMVLMEPIKDSYSLKNGTIVSALVPGLGTTLKYFVKRGGKIFLEAANPAYEPIELNLDEVVFQGKLLAVWRKV is encoded by the coding sequence ATGGAAACTTCTTCAGGGGACGATCTTACCCAAGCTCAGAATGAGCTCTATGGGTGGATAAAAGAATATATGAAAGACTTTCAACATAGCCCATCTATCAGACAAATGATGCAAGCTATGGGATTAAAATCTCCTGCTCCAATTCAAAGTCGCTTAAAACATTTGCAAGAAAAGGGCTATATCTCTTGGCAAGAGGGTAAAGCAAGAACAATGCAAATAGTTGATGAAATTATAGAAGGAGTACCAATTATGGGATCAGTCGCAGCTGGAGGTTTAATTGAAACTTATTCTGATGTTCAAGAGAATTTAGATATTTCTGATGTTTTAAAAAGGAAAAATGTTTTTGCTCTTACAGTTAATGGAGATTCTATGATAGACGCATGTATTGCAGATGGAGATATGGTTTTGATGGAGCCAATTAAAGATTCATACTCTCTTAAAAACGGAACTATTGTTAGTGCATTGGTTCCAGGTTTAGGTACAACTTTAAAGTATTTTGTTAAGAGAGGAGGAAAAATATTTCTTGAAGCAGCGAATCCAGCGTACGAGCCAATTGAGTTAAATTTAGATGAAGTTGTTTTTCAAGGAAAATTATTAGCTGTCTGGCGAAAAGTTTAA